A genome region from Micromonospora inyonensis includes the following:
- the purD gene encoding phosphoribosylamine--glycine ligase, translated as MRVLLVGSGGREHALALGLAADPSVERLIAAPGNPGIAGVAELRQVDTADPAAVAGLAVEEGVDLVVIGPEAPLVAGVADAVRAKGVACFGPSAEAARLEGSKAFAKDVMTAAGVPTARAYTCTDEAGTARALDEFGPPYVVKNDGLAAGKGVVVTDDRTAALAHAAECGRVVVEEYLAGPEVSLFVVTDGEAAVPLLPAQDFKRVGDGDTGPNTGGMGAYAPLPWTPSDLVDQVMREVVHPTLAEMRRRGTPFAGLLYVGLAITAAGPRVIEFNARFGDPETQVVLALLESPLGGLLHAAATGSLAAHPPLRWRDGAAVTVVLAAANYPGTPRTGDVITGAERPGVIHAGTARRAADGALVSAGGRVLCATATGPDLAAARDAAYALVSGVELAGSHHRRDIADAAVRGAVSLPA; from the coding sequence GTGCGGGTACTTCTTGTGGGATCGGGTGGGCGGGAACACGCGTTGGCGCTCGGGTTGGCGGCTGATCCGTCCGTCGAGCGGCTGATCGCGGCACCGGGCAATCCGGGCATCGCGGGTGTGGCCGAGCTTCGGCAGGTCGACACCGCGGATCCGGCGGCGGTGGCCGGGCTGGCCGTCGAGGAGGGCGTCGACCTGGTGGTGATCGGGCCGGAGGCGCCCCTGGTCGCCGGGGTCGCCGATGCGGTCCGCGCCAAGGGGGTCGCCTGCTTCGGGCCGTCCGCCGAGGCCGCCCGGCTGGAGGGGTCGAAGGCGTTCGCCAAGGACGTGATGACCGCCGCCGGGGTGCCCACCGCCCGCGCGTACACCTGCACCGACGAGGCGGGCACCGCCCGGGCGTTGGATGAGTTCGGGCCGCCGTACGTGGTGAAGAACGACGGGCTCGCCGCCGGCAAGGGTGTCGTGGTGACCGACGACCGGACCGCCGCGCTGGCCCACGCCGCCGAGTGCGGCCGGGTGGTGGTCGAGGAGTACCTTGCCGGACCCGAGGTGTCGCTGTTCGTGGTGACCGACGGCGAGGCGGCGGTGCCGCTGCTGCCGGCACAGGACTTCAAGCGGGTCGGCGACGGCGACACCGGCCCCAACACCGGAGGCATGGGTGCCTACGCGCCGTTGCCCTGGACCCCGTCCGACCTGGTCGACCAGGTGATGCGGGAGGTCGTGCACCCGACGCTGGCGGAGATGCGCCGCCGGGGCACCCCGTTCGCCGGTCTGCTCTATGTCGGCCTGGCGATCACCGCCGCCGGCCCCCGGGTGATCGAGTTCAACGCCCGGTTCGGCGACCCGGAGACCCAGGTGGTGCTCGCCCTGCTGGAGTCGCCGCTCGGCGGGCTGCTGCACGCGGCGGCGACCGGCTCGCTCGCCGCACACCCGCCGCTGCGTTGGCGCGACGGGGCCGCGGTGACCGTGGTGCTGGCCGCCGCCAACTACCCCGGCACGCCCCGCACCGGTGACGTGATCACCGGCGCGGAGCGTCCGGGCGTCATCCATGCCGGCACCGCTCGCCGGGCCGCCGACGGCGCGTTGGTCTCCGCCGGTGGCCGGGTCCTCTGCGCCACCGCCACCGGCCCGGACCTGGCCGCCGCGCGGGACGCCGCGTACGCGCTGGTCTCGGGCGTGGAGCTGGCCGGCTCGCACCACCGGCGGGACATCGCCGACGCGGCGGTGCGCGGAGCCGTCAGCCTGCCGGCCTGA
- the pyrE gene encoding orotate phosphoribosyltransferase — protein sequence MGDRDDLRKFIADLAVVHGRVMLSSGREADWYVDLRRVTLHHQAAPLVGRVLVDLTADWEFDAVGGLTLGADPVALSMLHAAAGTGRPLDAFVVRKEGKAHGLQRRIEGPEVSGRRVLAVEDTSTTGGSVLTAVEALHEAGAEVVGVAVIVDRGAGDAVRAAGLPYRAAYTLADLGLVA from the coding sequence ATGGGGGACCGCGACGACCTGCGTAAATTCATCGCCGACCTGGCCGTGGTCCATGGGCGGGTGATGCTCTCCTCGGGGCGCGAGGCAGATTGGTACGTCGATCTGCGCCGCGTCACGCTCCATCACCAGGCCGCTCCGTTGGTGGGGCGCGTCCTGGTGGATCTCACCGCCGACTGGGAGTTCGACGCAGTCGGTGGCCTGACCCTCGGTGCCGACCCGGTCGCTCTGTCGATGCTGCACGCCGCAGCGGGTACGGGACGACCGCTCGACGCCTTCGTCGTGCGCAAGGAAGGTAAGGCGCACGGGTTGCAACGCCGCATCGAAGGGCCTGAAGTATCCGGGCGTCGGGTATTGGCGGTGGAAGATACCTCAACGACCGGTGGGAGTGTACTCACCGCAGTTGAAGCGTTACATGAGGCAGGGGCTGAAGTCGTCGGCGTAGCGGTTATTGTTGATCGAGGCGCCGGTGACGCCGTGCGAGCCGCCGGATTGCCCTACCGGGCGGCCTATACGTTGGCTGACCTCGGCCTTGTGGCCTAA
- a CDS encoding LPXTG cell wall anchor domain-containing protein, which produces MLNPHARRLLAGLGVVAALVATPASPASADLSDVKIDFYFPDVTATVLVNAAGGGGGGTGDGDGGLPVTGVQTGLIVGVGGLLLALGVGGFVLSRRRRTRFVA; this is translated from the coding sequence ATGCTCAACCCGCACGCCCGGCGTCTGCTCGCCGGGCTCGGGGTGGTGGCTGCGCTCGTCGCGACCCCCGCCAGCCCCGCGTCGGCCGACCTGTCCGACGTCAAGATCGACTTTTACTTTCCCGACGTGACCGCCACCGTCCTGGTGAACGCAGCCGGCGGCGGAGGCGGCGGTACGGGTGACGGCGACGGCGGCCTGCCCGTCACCGGTGTCCAGACCGGCCTGATCGTCGGCGTCGGCGGGCTCCTGCTCGCACTGGGCGTGGGCGGCTTCGTGCTGTCCCGTCGTCGGCGGACCCGCTTCGTCGCCTGA
- the fbaA gene encoding class II fructose-bisphosphate aldolase has product MPIASPEVYAEMLDRAKAGRYAYPAINVTSSQTLNAALKGFADAESDGIIQVSTGGAEYLSGPTIKDMVTGAAAFAAYAREVAKNYPVNIALHTDHCPKEKLDKFVRPLMAISKERVARGEDPLFQSHMWDGSAVPVAENLEIAAELLDRAAEGKIVLEIEVGVVGGEEDGVENAINDKLYTTVEDGLAMVEALGLGEKGRYMAALTFGNVHGVYKPGNVKLRPEVLKNIQEAVGAKYGKEKPLSLVFHGGSGSLLSEIREALDYGVVKMNIDTDTQYTFTRPVADHMFRNYDGVLKVDGEVGNKKLYDPRVWGKAAEAGMAARVVEACEHLRSTGTTLAR; this is encoded by the coding sequence ATGCCCATCGCTTCCCCTGAGGTCTACGCGGAGATGCTGGACCGCGCGAAGGCCGGGCGGTACGCGTACCCCGCCATCAACGTCACGTCCTCGCAGACCCTCAACGCCGCCCTGAAGGGCTTCGCCGACGCCGAGAGCGACGGCATCATCCAGGTCTCGACCGGTGGTGCCGAGTACCTCTCCGGCCCGACGATCAAGGACATGGTCACCGGCGCCGCCGCGTTCGCCGCGTACGCCCGTGAGGTGGCGAAGAACTACCCGGTCAACATCGCCCTGCACACCGATCACTGCCCCAAGGAGAAGCTGGACAAGTTCGTCCGGCCGTTGATGGCGATCTCCAAGGAGCGGGTTGCCCGGGGCGAGGACCCGCTGTTCCAGTCGCACATGTGGGACGGCTCGGCCGTGCCCGTCGCGGAGAACCTGGAGATCGCTGCCGAGCTGCTCGACCGGGCGGCCGAGGGCAAGATCGTCCTGGAGATCGAGGTCGGCGTGGTCGGCGGCGAGGAGGACGGCGTCGAGAACGCGATCAACGACAAGCTCTACACCACCGTCGAGGACGGCCTGGCCATGGTCGAGGCGCTCGGCCTCGGCGAGAAGGGCCGCTACATGGCGGCCCTGACCTTCGGCAACGTGCACGGCGTCTACAAGCCGGGCAACGTGAAGCTCCGTCCCGAGGTGCTGAAGAACATCCAGGAGGCGGTCGGCGCCAAGTACGGCAAGGAGAAGCCGCTCAGCCTGGTGTTCCACGGTGGCTCCGGCTCGCTGCTCTCGGAGATCCGCGAGGCGCTCGACTACGGCGTGGTCAAGATGAACATCGACACCGACACGCAGTACACCTTCACCCGCCCGGTCGCGGACCACATGTTCCGCAACTACGACGGCGTCCTGAAGGTCGACGGCGAGGTCGGCAACAAGAAGCTCTACGACCCGCGGGTCTGGGGCAAGGCCGCCGAGGCCGGCATGGCCGCCCGGGTGGTCGAGGCCTGCGAGCACCTCCGCTCGACGGGCACCACGCTCGCCAGGTAG
- a CDS encoding N,N-dimethylformamidase beta subunit family domain-containing protein, translating into MAGVRRRRALGLLALGASAATAGVLWPTAASDRRVVPSRFGTVAPLHSRSAAPPTGPVPVVRENQAPGHTWPPVESRQPAVDDRRRQIQGYASATSVAHGETIDFHVAVDPAGPYRITIVRLGWYGGAGARELLTSPELTGGPQPVPTADPRTGALVCRWPVSWTLRVPDDWTSGLYQAIFTSAEGWSGYAPLVVRDDRRAAALCVVVPFTTYQAYNQWPMDGTNGRSLYYGYRDGLLDYGRRAFDVSYDRPYADNGWPKHLDRDHDFVRWAEQRGYDLSYATTEDLHSGRLDPTRHRGVVFCGHDEYWSRPMRVAAERAVAAGTSLAFLAANSVYWHIRLKPSADGRPDRLVTCYKTDPDPEVDAAGPTTQWRTVTPDGSDAEQGLLGIQYNGIVSTPQPLVVASAGHWFWAGTGVADGDRIPGLVGGEADGVVSRHPRPGGTGVTLGTAGYQTRYKQRRIQKTHLYETSQGGVVFAAGTLFWTMALNRAGHRDERVERATANLLDRMARSR; encoded by the coding sequence ATGGCAGGAGTTCGCCGCCGTCGTGCCCTCGGTCTGCTCGCCCTCGGCGCGTCCGCGGCGACCGCTGGCGTCCTCTGGCCGACGGCGGCCAGCGACCGGCGGGTCGTCCCCAGCCGGTTCGGCACCGTCGCGCCACTCCACAGCCGTTCCGCCGCGCCCCCCACCGGTCCCGTCCCGGTCGTCCGGGAGAACCAGGCCCCCGGCCACACCTGGCCGCCCGTCGAGAGCCGGCAACCGGCGGTCGACGACCGCCGTCGGCAGATCCAGGGGTACGCCTCGGCGACCAGCGTCGCCCACGGGGAGACCATCGACTTCCACGTCGCGGTCGACCCGGCCGGGCCGTACCGGATCACGATCGTCCGACTCGGCTGGTACGGCGGGGCCGGTGCCCGGGAGCTGCTGACCAGCCCCGAGCTGACCGGCGGGCCGCAACCGGTGCCCACCGCCGACCCACGGACCGGGGCGCTGGTCTGCCGCTGGCCGGTCTCCTGGACGCTGCGGGTCCCCGACGACTGGACCTCCGGGCTCTACCAGGCGATCTTCACCTCGGCCGAGGGCTGGTCCGGGTACGCGCCCCTCGTGGTACGCGACGACCGCCGCGCCGCCGCGCTCTGCGTGGTGGTGCCGTTCACCACGTACCAGGCGTACAACCAGTGGCCGATGGACGGCACGAACGGCCGGAGCCTCTACTACGGCTACCGCGACGGGTTACTGGACTACGGGCGGCGCGCCTTCGACGTCTCCTACGACCGTCCGTACGCGGATAACGGCTGGCCCAAGCACCTCGACCGGGACCACGACTTCGTCCGCTGGGCGGAACAGCGGGGCTACGACCTGTCGTACGCCACCACCGAGGACCTGCACAGCGGGCGGCTCGACCCGACCCGGCACCGGGGTGTCGTGTTCTGCGGCCACGACGAGTACTGGTCGAGGCCGATGCGGGTCGCGGCGGAACGCGCGGTGGCGGCCGGCACCAGCCTGGCCTTCCTCGCCGCCAACAGCGTCTACTGGCACATCCGGCTGAAGCCCTCCGCCGACGGGCGACCCGACCGGCTGGTCACCTGCTACAAGACGGACCCGGACCCGGAGGTGGACGCCGCCGGTCCGACGACCCAGTGGCGCACCGTCACCCCGGACGGCAGCGACGCCGAGCAGGGCCTGCTCGGAATCCAGTACAACGGCATCGTCTCCACCCCGCAGCCGCTGGTGGTCGCCTCGGCCGGGCACTGGTTCTGGGCCGGCACCGGGGTGGCCGACGGCGACCGGATCCCCGGACTGGTCGGCGGGGAGGCCGACGGTGTCGTCTCCCGGCACCCGAGACCCGGGGGCACCGGGGTCACCCTCGGCACCGCCGGGTACCAGACCAGGTACAAGCAGCGGCGGATCCAGAAGACCCACCTCTACGAGACGTCGCAGGGTGGCGTGGTCTTCGCCGCCGGGACGCTGTTCTGGACGATGGCGCTGAACCGTGCCGGGCACCGCGACGAGCGGGTCGAGCGGGCCACCGCCAACCTGCTGGACCGGATGGCCCGCTCCCGGTGA
- a CDS encoding AMP-binding enzyme → MLFEGYTSGAGRERHDGLLDTGDLGRLDADGRLFVDGRADDMIVSGGENVFPSEVEDLLARLPQVREVAVIGVPDDGYGQRLAAFLALHPGEHLDPEAVREHVRQHLARFSVPRDVRFVAALPRNATGKVVTRELRCHLD, encoded by the coding sequence ATGCTCTTCGAGGGGTACACCTCCGGCGCGGGCCGCGAGCGACACGACGGCCTGCTCGACACCGGCGACCTGGGACGGCTCGACGCCGACGGGCGGCTCTTCGTCGACGGCCGCGCCGACGACATGATCGTCTCGGGTGGAGAGAACGTCTTCCCTTCCGAGGTGGAGGATCTGCTCGCCCGCCTCCCCCAGGTACGCGAGGTCGCGGTGATCGGTGTCCCCGACGACGGGTACGGGCAGCGCCTCGCCGCCTTCCTCGCCCTGCACCCCGGCGAGCACCTCGACCCGGAGGCGGTACGCGAGCACGTCCGGCAGCACCTCGCCCGATTCTCCGTCCCCCGGGACGTGAGATTCGTCGCGGCGCTGCCCCGAAACGCCACCGGGAAGGTCGTGACCAGGGAACTTCGTTGTCATCTCGACTGA
- a CDS encoding DUF3151 domain-containing protein has product MQNLLPEPPATLLPVHDEAEAALAAAAEADTDEAYAEVAARFPTFSAGWATLATRALAQGQVVPAYAFARTGYHRGLDQLRRNGWRGHGPVPWSHEPNRGFLRCLYVLSRAADEIGEADEAARCAQFLRDCDPAAGDALASD; this is encoded by the coding sequence ATGCAGAACCTCTTGCCTGAGCCGCCAGCCACGCTCCTGCCCGTCCACGACGAGGCCGAGGCCGCACTGGCTGCCGCTGCCGAGGCGGACACCGACGAGGCGTACGCCGAGGTGGCCGCCCGCTTCCCGACCTTCAGCGCCGGCTGGGCCACGCTGGCCACCCGGGCGCTCGCGCAGGGCCAGGTCGTCCCGGCGTACGCGTTCGCCCGAACCGGGTACCACCGGGGGCTGGACCAGCTCCGTCGTAACGGCTGGCGAGGGCACGGCCCGGTGCCGTGGTCGCACGAGCCGAACCGGGGCTTCCTGCGCTGCCTGTACGTGCTCTCCCGGGCGGCCGACGAGATCGGCGAGGCGGACGAGGCAGCCCGCTGCGCCCAGTTCCTCCGCGACTGCGACCCGGCCGCCGGGGACGCCCTCGCCAGCGACTGA
- a CDS encoding ArsR/SmtB family transcription factor, protein MENVGTALAEMTMPQISPLAGEPIERADAERLAGVLKALADPARLRLLSLIQSAPEGEACVCDLTAPLGLSQPTVSHHLRILTEAGLLEREKRGVWAYYRLVPTAIATIADLLTPPRKRATKKAR, encoded by the coding sequence ATGGAAAACGTGGGAACTGCGTTGGCTGAAATGACTATGCCTCAGATCTCGCCGCTTGCCGGCGAGCCGATCGAACGTGCCGATGCCGAGCGGCTGGCGGGGGTCCTCAAGGCCCTCGCCGACCCCGCCCGGCTGCGGCTGCTCAGCCTGATCCAGTCGGCTCCCGAGGGCGAGGCGTGCGTTTGCGACCTGACCGCGCCCCTCGGCCTCTCGCAGCCGACGGTCAGCCACCACCTGCGTATCCTCACCGAGGCCGGCTTGCTGGAGCGGGAGAAGCGCGGCGTGTGGGCGTACTACCGGCTGGTGCCGACCGCGATCGCCACGATCGCCGACCTGCTGACCCCGCCCCGTAAGCGCGCCACCAAGAAGGCTCGCTGA
- a CDS encoding LOG family protein: MPTPPPADVIEPHTAPDEIETRTAFDQRLATGSLAGLTVQGLRLDLSPVPDLTGTDVAGTLFVGCRFASREVGADLVRRGANVVPPFSGLPYPTQPSHLYTPEELAAGFAEGGFAGMYDTRVYEHFRAHGGALPDVKEALGQRLHDHGVDNALADATRAWLATHGPQSVVGVMGGHAVARGSVPYRMAAMLGWELARVDRLIVTGGGPGVMEAANLGAFLASHPAEALAAAIDLLATAPDFTDHDRYTAVALEVRQRFAPAETLPRSPGELSSLDWARTGGLAIPTWLYGHEPANLFAGKIAKYFSNAIREDTILRLARGGIVFAPGRAGTVQEVFQAATKTFYGTDGASGAYVFLDREYWTRELPVESLLRPLLAASPFGDLSGTVHLTDDVAEAARALIGAPA; encoded by the coding sequence GTGCCGACCCCACCACCCGCGGACGTCATCGAGCCGCACACCGCCCCCGACGAGATCGAGACCCGCACCGCCTTCGACCAACGGCTCGCCACCGGCAGCCTGGCCGGGCTCACCGTGCAGGGACTTCGTCTCGATCTGTCCCCCGTCCCCGATCTGACCGGCACCGACGTCGCCGGAACGCTCTTCGTCGGCTGCCGGTTCGCCTCCCGCGAGGTCGGCGCGGACCTGGTCCGGCGCGGCGCGAACGTGGTCCCGCCCTTCTCCGGGCTGCCCTACCCGACCCAGCCGTCGCACCTCTACACCCCGGAGGAACTGGCCGCCGGCTTCGCCGAGGGTGGCTTCGCCGGCATGTACGACACCCGGGTGTACGAGCACTTCCGGGCGCACGGCGGCGCGCTGCCGGACGTGAAGGAGGCGCTCGGCCAGCGGCTGCACGACCACGGCGTGGACAACGCGCTGGCCGACGCGACCCGCGCCTGGCTCGCCACGCACGGGCCGCAGTCGGTGGTGGGCGTCATGGGCGGACACGCGGTGGCGCGCGGCAGCGTGCCGTACCGGATGGCGGCGATGCTCGGCTGGGAGCTGGCGCGGGTCGACCGGTTGATCGTCACCGGCGGCGGGCCGGGGGTGATGGAAGCGGCGAACCTCGGCGCCTTCCTCGCCTCCCACCCGGCGGAGGCGCTGGCGGCGGCGATCGACCTGCTCGCCACCGCACCGGACTTCACCGACCACGACCGGTACACGGCGGTGGCGCTCGAGGTGCGCCAGCGGTTCGCACCGGCCGAGACGCTGCCCCGCTCACCCGGCGAACTCTCCAGCCTGGACTGGGCCCGCACCGGTGGGCTGGCCATCCCCACCTGGCTGTACGGGCACGAGCCGGCGAACCTCTTCGCCGGGAAGATCGCCAAGTACTTCTCGAACGCGATCCGGGAGGACACCATCCTCCGGCTGGCGCGGGGCGGGATCGTCTTCGCGCCCGGCCGGGCCGGCACCGTGCAGGAGGTCTTCCAGGCGGCGACGAAGACGTTCTACGGCACCGACGGGGCCAGCGGCGCGTACGTCTTCCTGGACCGGGAGTACTGGACCCGGGAGCTGCCGGTGGAGTCGTTGCTGCGTCCGCTGCTGGCCGCGTCGCCGTTCGGGGACCTCTCCGGCACCGTCCACCTCACCGACGACGTCGCCGAGGCGGCGCGCGCGCTGATCGGCGCTCCCGCCTGA
- a CDS encoding MinD/ParA family ATP-binding protein — MGGGTVVHENADRVRLPVQQGRPVPERDIEPLWPPDTVRPDADPVAGTPDRHWAPPEVPATEVPVSGGPVPRPESRPTNGDAAVVDDLTIWAPDGHPGRPPAQASTATPLGTAPPDGAPVDAAPPDAAPVDAAPVDAAPGAATDDNHVDTPRPTGGSRPHADSPWAHPPQRTHGTPVESVPPPVPRQQPAGSDGVPGWYPLPAPPTSGDPAVDAPAEPDDAPSTAGEGPAAGSAPPPVDHLRGLQTSPRGEGPAADDAPPPAHPPTAEAVGPVDTGPPAGGVGPATATTWATMQASPPGGAYPGHGGSTSTPPGGASPAGGTPPAGWAPLPAAPVPGWPTSGGWATASSPEPTAPGTPDPQWDAGQPRTGLPYPATDQPGATAQYPAPGQSGQYPTPGGTGAEAAPPRVPTAPASYSEPLWSDGATPTAEDFARRRQARPADPVATMGVRAVLNRTTLGLVKLPPGRHEQEVKHDIEMVRRNFGGLRQVTVVNPKGGAGKTVAILLLAMTFGQKRGGYVLAWDNNETQGTLGMRAQQDFHARTVRDMLRDLGQFQGAHGRVGDLSQYVRSQGEGMFDVLASDESATGGEMLTASAFAEIRDVVSRFYKLIFVDTGNNVRAQNWQAAMDATDQLVVTMSARNDSAETAARMLDHLEQSGRQRLVRQAVTVVSMPPSRKEIDLPAIQEHFAARTRAVLLAPYERLIDTGEPIRYGQLSSATRDAWLKIAAAVAEGL, encoded by the coding sequence ATGGGGGGAGGAACCGTGGTGCACGAGAACGCCGACCGGGTCCGTCTACCGGTTCAGCAGGGCAGACCGGTACCCGAACGGGACATCGAACCGCTGTGGCCGCCGGATACGGTACGGCCCGACGCCGACCCCGTGGCCGGTACTCCCGACCGGCACTGGGCGCCGCCGGAGGTACCGGCGACAGAGGTCCCGGTCTCCGGTGGACCGGTTCCCCGTCCGGAGTCCCGGCCGACGAACGGCGACGCCGCCGTGGTGGACGACCTGACGATCTGGGCACCGGACGGACATCCCGGCCGGCCACCGGCCCAGGCGTCGACCGCCACCCCGCTCGGCACGGCTCCGCCCGACGGCGCTCCGGTCGACGCCGCTCCGCCCGACGCCGCACCGGTCGACGCCGCACCGGTCGACGCCGCTCCGGGTGCGGCCACCGACGACAACCACGTCGACACGCCCCGCCCGACGGGCGGGTCACGGCCGCATGCGGACTCGCCGTGGGCCCACCCGCCACAGCGGACGCACGGCACACCGGTCGAGTCCGTCCCGCCGCCGGTGCCCCGTCAGCAGCCGGCCGGAAGCGACGGTGTCCCGGGCTGGTACCCGTTGCCCGCGCCCCCGACGAGCGGCGACCCGGCCGTCGACGCCCCGGCCGAACCCGACGACGCCCCGTCGACGGCCGGTGAAGGTCCGGCGGCGGGCAGCGCTCCGCCGCCCGTCGACCACCTTCGCGGCCTCCAGACGTCGCCGCGCGGTGAAGGCCCGGCAGCGGACGACGCTCCGCCGCCCGCCCATCCGCCGACGGCCGAGGCGGTGGGACCGGTGGACACCGGGCCGCCGGCCGGCGGTGTCGGGCCGGCTACCGCCACGACCTGGGCCACCATGCAGGCCAGCCCGCCGGGCGGGGCATACCCGGGCCACGGTGGTTCCACCTCCACGCCGCCCGGTGGCGCGTCTCCGGCCGGTGGTACGCCTCCGGCCGGCTGGGCACCGCTGCCGGCCGCGCCGGTGCCGGGCTGGCCGACGAGCGGCGGTTGGGCCACGGCCTCCTCGCCCGAGCCGACGGCACCGGGAACGCCGGACCCACAGTGGGACGCGGGGCAGCCCCGGACCGGCCTCCCGTACCCGGCCACCGACCAGCCCGGCGCGACCGCGCAGTACCCGGCCCCCGGCCAGTCCGGGCAGTACCCGACCCCCGGCGGGACCGGGGCGGAGGCCGCTCCGCCCCGGGTGCCGACAGCACCCGCGAGCTACTCGGAACCGCTCTGGTCCGACGGCGCGACACCGACCGCCGAGGACTTCGCCCGGCGACGGCAGGCCCGGCCCGCCGACCCGGTGGCGACCATGGGCGTACGGGCCGTGCTGAACCGGACGACCCTGGGCCTGGTCAAGCTGCCGCCGGGCCGGCACGAGCAGGAGGTCAAGCACGACATCGAGATGGTCCGCCGCAACTTCGGCGGCCTCCGTCAGGTGACCGTGGTCAACCCGAAGGGCGGTGCCGGCAAGACGGTGGCGATCCTGCTGCTCGCGATGACCTTCGGTCAGAAGCGCGGCGGTTACGTCCTGGCCTGGGACAACAACGAGACCCAGGGCACCCTGGGGATGCGGGCCCAGCAGGACTTCCACGCCCGGACGGTCCGGGACATGCTCCGTGACCTCGGCCAGTTCCAGGGCGCGCACGGGCGGGTCGGCGACCTGTCGCAGTACGTCCGTTCCCAGGGCGAGGGGATGTTCGACGTGCTCGCCTCGGACGAGTCGGCGACCGGCGGTGAGATGCTGACCGCCTCGGCGTTCGCCGAGATCCGGGACGTGGTGAGCCGGTTCTACAAGCTGATCTTCGTGGACACCGGGAACAACGTCCGGGCGCAGAACTGGCAGGCCGCGATGGACGCCACCGACCAACTGGTGGTCACCATGTCCGCCCGGAACGACTCGGCGGAGACCGCCGCGCGGATGCTCGACCACCTGGAGCAGAGCGGGCGGCAGCGGCTGGTCCGGCAGGCGGTGACGGTGGTGTCGATGCCGCCGTCCCGGAAGGAGATCGACCTGCCGGCGATCCAGGAGCACTTCGCCGCCCGGACCAGGGCGGTGCTGCTCGCGCCGTACGAGCGGTTGATCGACACCGGCGAGCCGATCCGGTACGGGCAGCTCTCCTCGGCGACCCGGGACGCCTGGCTCAAGATCGCAGCCGCGGTCGCCGAAGGTCTCTGA
- a CDS encoding adenylosuccinate synthase, with the protein MPAIVLLGAQWGDEGKGKVTDLLGERVDYVVRYSGGNNAGHTVITPDGQKYALHLMPSGALSPSAMIVIGNGVVVDPKVLLAEIDGLAERGVDVSRLRISGDAHLIMPHHRALDRVVERYLGSSRIGTTGRGIGPAYGDKVARMGIRLQDLLDPGILHKKLELALREKNQILFKVYNRKAIDVEATVEEYLAYAERLRPYIAETRVMLWDALDRGETVLLEGAQATMLDMDHGTYPFVTSSNPTAGGACVGAGIPPTAITKVIAVSKAYTTRVGSGPFPTELFDDNGQHLRKVGHEYGTTTGRERRCGWFDAVVARYACRLNGVTDLVVTKLDVLTGLPKVPICVGYDINGKRYDDMPMTQTDFHHATPVYEELDGWWEDITKARTEDELPENARRYIARIEELCGTRVSVVGVGPGREENVHRHPLLP; encoded by the coding sequence ATGCCAGCGATCGTGCTCCTCGGTGCTCAGTGGGGCGACGAGGGCAAGGGCAAGGTTACCGACCTGCTGGGTGAGCGGGTCGACTACGTCGTGCGGTACTCCGGCGGCAACAACGCCGGGCACACGGTGATCACGCCCGACGGCCAGAAGTACGCCCTGCACCTGATGCCGAGCGGAGCGCTCTCCCCGAGCGCGATGATCGTGATCGGCAACGGCGTGGTGGTCGACCCGAAGGTCCTGCTCGCCGAGATCGACGGGCTGGCCGAGCGGGGCGTCGACGTCTCCCGCCTGCGGATCTCCGGTGACGCGCACCTGATCATGCCGCACCACCGGGCGTTGGACCGGGTGGTCGAGCGGTACCTCGGCTCGTCCCGGATCGGCACCACCGGCCGGGGCATCGGCCCGGCGTACGGCGACAAGGTCGCCCGGATGGGCATCCGCCTCCAGGACCTGCTGGACCCGGGCATCCTGCACAAGAAGCTCGAGTTGGCGCTGCGCGAGAAGAACCAGATCCTGTTCAAGGTCTACAACCGCAAGGCGATCGACGTCGAGGCCACCGTCGAGGAGTACCTCGCCTACGCCGAGCGGCTGCGCCCGTACATCGCCGAGACCCGGGTGATGCTCTGGGACGCCCTGGACCGGGGCGAGACGGTGCTGCTGGAGGGTGCCCAGGCCACCATGCTCGACATGGACCACGGCACCTACCCCTTCGTGACCTCGTCGAACCCGACGGCCGGCGGGGCGTGCGTGGGCGCGGGCATCCCGCCGACCGCCATCACCAAGGTGATCGCGGTGAGCAAGGCGTACACCACCCGGGTCGGCTCCGGGCCGTTCCCGACCGAACTCTTCGACGACAACGGCCAGCACCTGCGCAAGGTCGGCCACGAGTACGGCACCACCACCGGCCGGGAGCGCCGGTGCGGCTGGTTCGACGCGGTCGTCGCCCGCTACGCCTGCCGTCTCAACGGGGTCACCGACCTGGTCGTCACCAAGCTGGACGTGCTCACCGGCCTGCCGAAGGTGCCGATCTGCGTCGGGTACGACATCAACGGCAAGCGGTACGACGACATGCCGATGACGCAGACCGACTTCCACCACGCGACTCCCGTCTACGAGGAGCTCGACGGCTGGTGGGAGGACATCACCAAGGCCCGGACCGAGGACGAGCTGCCGGAGAACGCCCGCCGGTACATCGCCCGGATCGAGGAACTCTGCGGCACCCGGGTCAGCGTGGTCGGCGTCGGCCCCGGTCGCGAGGAGAACGTCCACCGCCACCCCCTCCTCCCCTGA